In Aspergillus fumigatus Af293 chromosome 6, whole genome shotgun sequence, the genomic window ctgcttcttcacttcaGGGTGTTGACGTTCAATCTCACGCCGAATCAATTCAACACACCAGATGCTGGTTGCGCGCAGCTCAATTTCCCAATTGGACCCACTGGGAATCAGCTTATTGCTCCTGATGTGACCCTCTAACGATGGGGAGTACAGAAGACAACCAAGTTGATGGAGCATTTGCGGGATTCGGTAATCTGCCAGTCGTCACTTGTCAGTTGTACCGTGATATATGAAATGGAAAATAAACCTACCAGCAAACATCGTGATTTTGTCAATATCGTAAAACTCTCCATAACTTTCTCCATTGAAACACGCCCAAAGATCTGCCACGAGTATCTGTGCGCGTTTGTACAATCGTACTCGCTGGCCTTGGAAAACTGTCTCGTCTCGGAAGCAGGGAAAGCTTTCTACAAGAACATTGACAAGGGCTGCGGCGGAGTAATTGGCGCTATAAATGCAGTTTACAAAGCTGCCGTCGAAGTCCTATAATCTCACTACATTAATTTCGAATGGTAAGCAAATGCGCCAGGGGCATCGACCTACCGAGCAAAGGACCCTGCCTGCTTCACGAAGGCATTGGAGACGTTCATCGAGTAGTGGAATCTCCTCTTCACTCGCTGATCGAAAAACATGTCTCAAAAGAGCGTCTGTACATTCCTCCTCGTTGATCCAGAATTCTGGTTTGGTGATCTGGATCCCTAAAAGTAGAGAGGTGTGAGTCTCTTCTCTAGGCAAAGATTTTGACAGAGGACTTACCCTCATCTAAAGCCCTTTGTAATGCGGCTACCAGACTCCAATAGCCTGTCCACTTTTTCCCCCGATACTCAATACAGAATCGCTTGGACGGGTCTGTTTGGTCCGACCAGAAGCTGAAGTTCAAAAGGTCCATCGTGAATATGAAGTCAACTGTGCTTCCGTCTTTCGCCTTAGGGTGCAACTCGTGATCTGTCCATGTCTCGGTTGAGtaattcttcttctgcatcaGCCGCCATATTGTCTCCGCCGCTTCCTTAACCTTCGCCGGACTCAGCGCAACGTCAACGGCATTATCGAAAACAAATTGCGCATTTTCGAGGACTTTCGTCTCCGCAGTCCGTGGGTTAGCAGGCCCACCATCTAGTCCGAGTGACTTGCGAAGGAGGGCCAGGAGCTCGGGGTCGGCTTCGTCGTCCGACATGGCGCGTGCTATCATTCTGTCTATTTCCAGGAGCCCTCACACAATTGCCCAAAGTGTAGGCACAACTGAGGGTATATATCCACCGGTTAGGAATCCAAGATTGATGCTAGAGAGCAAGAGTTATTTTTCGAGCGCGGACGTACAATTGCAGAGAACTATGTCGCCAAATTGCCTTTCACTCAGCGACGGCTGATCAGTTCGCCGCAAAGGAAGGGAGGGGCCTCACGAAGCCGGTTGTTTGCGAATTCTATGGGAACGACCAAGAATGTTTTGAGCAAGTCACAGCATGGAGAGAGTCTGAGACAGAGTAAAAGGCTGACAGGAAAACGATTCAGCTGCTTAACCTCAATTTCGGACCCAAAATCTGGCTTCTTTATCTTATCTGGGGAATTTCGGGGCAACTTTTTCTTTGGTGGTTTAGGTAAGCGACACCGATTCGTGCCACATTCTTCAGGCACAAAGGGGTTCACCATTCAAGTGCAGATCTGGATGTTGCTGACCACGATCCTCGCCCCTTTGAACTGAGATTAGGGCGCAGATGCATGATTTGCTTGATCCCAATGATCATTGGATAGGGAAGGGAAGCGACAGAGTCCCCAGAATTTGTTGACTCCATGGTCTGATACTGACGTGAAGAGATATTTGAACTGCCACCACTATGATGACGTTAGATACCTCTCGAGTATTGGCAGCTAGATAGATGGAGGGTTTCATAGCGCAAGACAATATTCTTCGCAAAGCTTAGGAAAAGTACTTAGTATATAAT contains:
- a CDS encoding queuosine 5'-phosphate N-glycosylase/hydrolase — its product is MSDDEADPELLALLRKSLGLDGGPANPRTAETKVLENAQFVFDNAVDVALSPAKVKEAAETIWRLMQKKNYSTETWTDHELHPKAKDGSTVDFIFTMDLLNFSFWSDQTDPSKRFCIEYRGKKWTGYWSLVAALQRALDEGIQITKPEFWINEEECTDALLRHVFRSASEEEIPLLDERLQCLREAGRVLCSDFDGSFVNCIYSANYSAAALVNVLVESFPCFRDETVFQGQRVRLYKRAQILVADLWACFNGESYGEFYDIDKITMFADYRIPQMLHQLGCLLYSPSLEGHIRSNKLIPSGSNWEIELRATSIWCVELIRREIERQHPEVKKQKLLKGAPTESSVNGATSFENETNPAAQKHIRQASTHGTSGSGINAILIDFFLYDTAKEMERDGRETIPHHRTRSIWY